From Cystobacter fuscus DSM 2262:
CCACCTCCCGCCCCCAGGAGTGAACGGACGCCTGAACGCACCGAGGGGGCTGGAGCGCGGGTGGCTCCAACCCCCTCGGGGAACGACCGTCAGCTCAACTCAAGGCGTCTGCGCGGGAGGAGCCTCGGCGGGCGCGCCCTCTTGCTGAGGAGCCACCCGGTAGCCCTGACGCGGCGGCATGTAGTCCAGGCGCCCGCCGCCCCGGTTGTCGCCGCCGCCGTAGCCCTCGGCGCAGGAGTACTCCACCGTGCGCGAGCTGATCAGGAAGGGCACCAGCGTGGAGAACCCCGCCGCGCAGGAGGCGCTGGCGAGAGTGGCCGCGTAGGGATCGTTGTAGGCGCCCCCACCGCACGCCAGTCCGCCCACGATGCCGCCCGCGATCCCCAGGCCCGCGTTGATGAGCCAGTCCGTGCCACTCATCTTGCTCTCCACCGCCGACAGGCCATTCTCGCACTCGCGCCCCGCGGGGCCGGAGAGCGGCACGAGGCCACCAATCGTGAACCACTGGCGATCCGTGTACGCGGGGCCCTCGGGACGGGCCTGACTGACGACCTTCGTGGTGTAGCAGCCCACCTGGCTCGTCATCACGGCGACCACGGCGACCACGGCTCCAAGACGCTTCGACATCGTGTGTTCCCCCTCGGGATATAGGAGTGCGGCGCAATCGCGCACGGGCACCCCGGACGAGAGGCTTAATTGAATATTCACACCTCGCGCTACCCCCTTCGGTGGGATTGCGCCACCAGCCCATCGATGGCCGTCACGATGAAGCCCATGACCACCAGGAAGATGCCCGCGTCGAAGAGGACGGAGGTGTGGAACTCCAGCGTGCCGAGGTGCGTCACCACTCCGCCCGGGCGCGGGTAGTGCGTCACCGGCGCGGCCCCCCACACGAGCGGCCCGAAGGCCACGCCCAAGAGCAGCAGCAAGCCCACGCCGGCCACCTGGGGTGCGTAGCGCACGCCGGGCAGACGCCGCGCCTCTTCTCTGCCACTCGCCACGTACTGCAACAGCACCGCGAGCGCCCCCAGCACGCCCGCGCCGAAGCTGTCCCCGGCCTCCACGTAGCCCTTGAGCCACACCGCCACCGCCACCACCAGCGCGGGCAGCAACACCACCCGGGACGTGGAGGGGATGAAGGATTTCATT
This genomic window contains:
- a CDS encoding MnhB domain-containing protein: MKSFIPSTSRVVLLPALVVAVAVWLKGYVEAGDSFGAGVLGALAVLLQYVASGREEARRLPGVRYAPQVAGVGLLLLLGVAFGPLVWGAAPVTHYPRPGGVVTHLGTLEFHTSVLFDAGIFLVVMGFIVTAIDGLVAQSHRRG